The following is a genomic window from Melitaea cinxia chromosome 24, ilMelCinx1.1, whole genome shotgun sequence.
GATACTCCTCTAACACATAGCTCTATCCCGCTCGCGCGAACTAACACCCGCTTTGACACGTCCCGTAACACGCAAGAGCTTAAGTTAAGCCCTGAGCGAACGAATTTCATTCCTCGACTAAGGACggtgtaaaaatttaataaagacaGTAGCGACTGCTTGATTTTTTTCACTTCGTTGGGATCCGAAATACTTAACGAGTAGTGTAACATGTTATCAATGAAACAAGTGCAAAACGTTTCTTGACTCATAAACGAAAGTGAAATCTTCAGAGCGAATATAGATTCGAAAgcgaaaattataatttgttatttaaacgTTGGTATGCCTACGTATTCGTTGTTTGTAAACAGATACTTTATAAAATGACAATAAGTAAcctaaaatataagaaataaagtttataatttaacaataacaaacaataaaatatataccttcttatttatctttttaaagtttaatttaacttattttttaatataaataagttaaaggTATAAATGTAATTTCACCTAATTCCGTACTAATCTTGGATCGGTTGGGTTTTAATTTAGCGAAAACATCGTAAAAACAACCCACCCAATAAAAAAAGAGGTTTTTAGAAGcgttaattaacattaaaatatacacgtATCTGTTTTAGGCAACAttcaaaaaaaatccaaataaaatacctatatttttaaatctactaTATGTGTTGGCGAGTGCaggttttaattttagtatctaTATCATACCGGTACCGGTAATTCAGTAGTaactgaataataaaatatgcattCCAGTTAACTCTTTTGCCACTGCGTCATTTCGTTTCATGTCTCTGCAAAGGCTGAAATATCAGAATTTTCGCGTCAAAACAAATGTTACATtcagattattaatttaatgttttgtgaatctttttttttgcataaattattttaaaacgataAATAATGTTAGAATATTGACGGACTTAGATTAGCTTGTACAAATTATTTGTGGaaatttcattgttttataCATACTTCTAAGGACCACACTGGAGAAGAGATATTCACGTTCTAAAAGTGACAAACAGCTTTTGTAtgcctataaatatttttcaatcaataaataaaaataagaacctAAGATCATAAATACAAGTAGGAATATTTACTTCGACGATAACAATGGTtctaaatgtttgtttttaattatgctGGTTATGATGTTAAGAAGTCATTTTATTGaactattttagattttttgtgtttttaattaatgaattctaatgttatatatatttgtaattgacATGCATATAATATACAccattattgaaaattattgaattataaatattgcttATGTATGTTGCAAGTGCGTTCTTCAAATAGGTACATAAATTAGCATGGTCTACACGGAATCGTATTAGCGATCATCTGAATATTCGCAATATTATAAGTACGaaagttttgaaaataactAGACTATACCTAAATATACgtgttactcttttaaaaaattaaaactttttaaatcatGATTGAAATAGCTGAAAAATTTCACGGGATTGGATCATTCTTGAattcttgaaaaaatatataagtgaGTTGTCtccttaaattttatatgttattttaaatgttttaaattcaaCATAAAATTATGACCGTtgcaatacaaattaaaaatgacaataggcacccttttatatatatatgtagagataaacagtaatatataaaatatgacagATGTAAATACACGTACTGACGGGTATCTACAAGCTGCAACTGTTGTTTTTTTCTACTGTTGTTTTATCACGTACTAGcaacctctgtccgtccatattgtTTACACTATAAGTAATCACCAAAATTTCATATACTAAAActttctccgaaacacgctgcatcttattgTATAGGTAAGTATTATTCCGACCGGTAGTcgagtagttttcgcagtataatcgaaccaaaaaaccggctctccatttataaGCATATAGATAGATGTAAACATAAAGTAACATAtgagtaacatataaaaaatatgacagaCGTATATAGACATCCTGTCGGGTATCTACAAGCTGCAACTTTTGTCTTTTTCtactgttattaattatttatatttataatttatcatatatatgCAGTACAAATAGCGAAAGCCCTACACACATACATTTACGCTTATTTACTAAGAAAtgcatcttaatatatatttaaatataatacagctTCACTAAGTAATAAACGCAGCAGATTATATCGCAAAATGTGTGTCAACGAACAGTTAAAGTATTACGTACCTACATGACTACTCATAATATGattcaacaaataatattatgataaaatctTCGATATCTCCACCGACTTTTAAAagaagattttaaaatataaattcttgacatctattaaaaatatttttataaaaaaatataaaaacataaaatgaggtTTGATTGCTATTCTGATATAGaaagtttgtatatgtgtgtataccCCACAGTGGAAAATTAATTCGGTTACAATAGCCGAAGCTAAGATTTTACGTACAtgaaagtttaaatgaaatcagaatatttttttaagttgtaatGTTATACGGTTACCTTCATTAATGGGTTACATTTTTTTGGATTAATgcaaccaaaatattttttttggattggtgcaaacaaaataaatattttccatttttttggATTAATGCAAACAAAATGAATACAACCTGTATTATTATTGACAATAAATGGcaactttaatttatatgaaatgatCAAGGTGTCTAACTGTCAACTTAAATCCTTTCTTGtttcctaaaaatattttaaatttaaatattaaaatggtttTGTGAATTCTTAATTCCTTAATACATGCTTTATTTGTACGTAAAAAGAAAGGCCAGCCATTTTGACATCATTGAAAGTCATTAAaccaaatatataatgaatgtaTGACCAACTGTTTATGAGGTTAGTCATAGCACGAAAGGCCCTTGTTCAACGTACAGATTGACTGAAAAGTACCCCAACCTTATTTATATCAGATACAGTTGTGTTCCGAGGGTGAGTACGGCCGCCTCTTCTCCTGAGATCTACGCGCAATGCTTCTAATCTTAGAAGCATTCATAGGCTATGGTAAACATCTACCACCAGGCGGACCGTCGGTTGTTTGCCACCCTAATGGTATTAAAAAGCTAAAACTTATTTGATAATAGATTCGTATCTatgaattaaacattaaaaattatgaattaaacAAACGCACCTTGTATCATAATCGTTGTAGTATTTCTAGTAcaatctatctatacatataataaaatggtaggaaagtcaaaactgtacattgaatattttttttaaagaatagttggggtgtgatctacaatcgatcccgaagccaaaaatatagtttttagaatttttgtctgtttgtctgtatgtatgtccgggataaactcaaaaagtactgcgtggatttacttcaaatttggcacgaatattattaagaagtcgggtcaatatataggctacaaattatcacgctatcacctacggggaacgagcagtgaacctttatttcttcaacgcattctgtaacaacgtataatctaacgacgcatattttaatgtataataacattattttaatgttgttattatgttaataaccatgctataagctagcttcatactataaataaagacattctgtactatatttagtatcagcattgcacccgtgcgaagccggggcggatcgctagtaatatataaaacaattaatgaGCAATTAACGAAACCTCTGATCCTTAACTTCACACGCTTGACCAATCACATTGGGTTTCCCCCAACATTGATTACGGACCTACAGCATCGTTACCATCTACTTCCGGGGAAAAAACGTgattcgaattttaaaatatatccagTAATTTAAACGTTGGAATAAAttcataagattttttttaatattattttatttgatcagGGCATGCGGGTAATTTAATATTCtagaaaaataatgtttgagtataaatataatataataacataaatgaagtttcataataataaaaggtataattaaaattgaccCGAAACTGGAGCTCACTCCTTAAGAATGATTAACGTCATatgaacattaaataaaaaaaattaatacaattattattaataaaaaaaaaataacactcaATACATTTACGCTTCCTGTTCGTATATCTTATTACAGCTAAAAACGCTGTAAAGCGTCAGTCTCAGCTTAACTCTCAGCGTCATTCTCAGCGTCACTGCTGTTTCTTTGTTTCATACAATTTCACTCACcctatttttttcatactgcTCGCTTTATGTGGTTTCTTAAGAAGTAAACACCAAAATTGCtacgtttaatatttaattctttattagaACTAGAATGTACCTATGTTCTAGTTCTAAGAAACACAACGACAATCGCATAGATAACTTTGCAGACAGAGCACTTATACAGCCAAGAGGATATTATATTCACTCCTTACTGTCTAACGTCAAAGTCAGGCTTCGTTAATATAAAAAGCTGTATATGTAAATTCAGCAGATGCCGCAATAATAAGGAGCTGTAGTAAACAGGAAAGCACTCGGAAGCGATTTTATTTCGCCATCGCGTCTCCAGCTATTCTAAGTTTACGATTACGACCGCAGCTGCAAGTAAATGGgactattaaaagaaaaaataaaatatttgctgACCAAAACTGATAGGCATTGACATCGGTTAAGTGTAATGCGACACGTAATAGACCTCGACTGTTTATAATTTACTGTTAGGGTttagttggtttttttttaactagacCTTCACATTAAATCACTGATtgtgatagattttttttatttttatatagtatcgCAAAAAAAATTCTTAGATTCTAAATCgaaattttgtttcattttagttTTAACGCGTATTAGTACGTTATAATATTGAAAGGCGTTATTAAATTGATTCAAAATACTACTCGCCCTGTtttattaaccaacttcaaaaaaggaggagtttactcaattcgaccgtatgtgcCGTCGTGTATGTtagggaataacttcgtcgtttatgaaccgaaatcccagagaaattgagagaaaccctcgaaaatcgtagtgacgacttacgttgtacttactacttgtcgatgtaattgaagtcggtttattttcgtttgcgagcaaacacgacTATTTtagtattgtttaaataaatactttgatttttatataagccTGCTATCTGGATATCTTTTGCTTTCGAAGTACTGTCATCCTTTATCCTCAACCAGCCCTAAAATCTCGTTCGAACCGGATCAAAACCCATCGAAGACCGTTCGAGAATGTGCAAACATTCAAGCGCATTGAAGGCACTCTGTACCATATATTAAATCGATAGCCCCTATTTATAGCGAACACACATAATCCCCTTGTAACGTGCGTATTAGAGCCATTTTGTCAAGACAAAAACATTGCATGCAAAGCGATGCGGCTGTTGCAACAAACATATGCAAATTCCGCAGATACGACTGTAACAAAAAGCTTTGGAAATGAGATGTAATTCTAGTTTTATATGCGTTTCAAGATGAATTTTATGATTATATCTGCGACAGAACTGTAGTGAGTACCTATACTCGTATGTTCTAAGGACGATTAAAAGTTggcacaaaatataataatgatgacCTTGAgttgctttgtttttttttttttttgtttaacagaTTTTATAAAGGTTTGCTTACAATTCATCGTCAATACTCGTAGTTAAGAAACATATCAATTGtaaactatttttcttttttaattgatcATATTTTCACTGGACACATTTCTTTTGTTTGTCATTCTATTGTTATACAATTAATCAATGACTCTaaatattgattactttttttttatttttctcaaaaGAGTTTCAAATTAAAGTTCAAGAGTAAGTCCCGAtctcgaaattaaaaaattatttcatctaAAAAGTTGAAGTGAAAATCACTATTAGCTTCAAAGCCATTTCgctgaaacaaatatttctatatcgactattaattttagaaattagaTTTAGTTTTCCGTGAATTTAAAGAATCTTACCTTTTTATGccagtttattaattaagtattatCTTAGACTTGGTACAATTATATTcttgaatattatatttatttatttaatttttgtttatcctTTTTTTTACCTTCTTGTCAGttagtaaaaagtttaaatgaaTACACGATggacatttataaaataatttatttttataataaatcacatttcatttatataattgtggCACATCGAACAACAGATAAAATATACTCCATACTTGATATTAATCAATCTATAACTATGTATAATCTATGTTgaggtatttttttctttgccTCCGTTACCTGCTATCACACAAAATAAATTCGTAATACAATTCTAATATACGCTAATGCTATACTttctgataaaattaataaatttatcaaaaacaatatttttgtaaaccACTGATTTAATTGTGATAATATTCAATAGTAATGACTTCAAAACTATTTtgtcttaattaaaaaaaaaataacctacaaCTAATCACGTAACTACAAGTTACACATGAGTGgtgtatttaaaactatatataatgtataaaataaataacctaaACACAGCCGAGCACGAAAACGTAACACCAAATCAAGGACTAGTTCAAATGCATTTTGATATCATTTCGTAACTATTCTTTTCGTTCATGTGTATAAcgtatttctttatataatttgtactttgGCATTTCATCactattataatgtatataaacttGCGGTTTCTTTAACATCTAtcacatttatataaacatcTAAAACACATATTTGAGTTTTGAATTCAGTTGCCGTTTTATCCTCCCAAGCCCCGGTACGTGTAGCCTTTTTGCGTTGTAAAAGTACCAAAATTACATTCCTATTATTATTGTAGGCATATTTGGCACTGGTTTGGTGAAATAATGGCTTAAATATATGTACTTGGATTTACACCAAGACGAAATTCACTGTTGTTTTTGTTCAAGATCGTTTTGCCACAGTAAAGACAACGTTTCTGTCGATTGCCTACGAGTTTTCAATAAAGTAAGTAACAGTAACAGTAGTAGACATGACATTGTCTCGTTAATATAATCATCTCTGAAGGAACGGCAACTACTAAAACTCACTATTTATACCGATATATGAGCAACACTACTCGTTATCTCTTCGAAagattttatcatattttaatttaatctaatctTCTAATTCAGATCCAACGGAATATTCCGCCTTCAGATCTCTATTCAAGTCGTCGGGCGAATCATTTCTCATGTCCATTACGCGCGATGCATACGGGCTTTGTGAGGCCATGCTCGCTAATATACCGTTTGAAAGAGCTTGCACAGACAGCGCCTCCTGCGACGGACCCGCGTAGCTATACTGTTGATATACGGCCTGTATTCTCGCCGCATTCACGAGCGTCTGAATCTTTAACTGCGTATCCAGGGCCAAGCTCAGAGGTAATTTACGAAGCTGGCTCGCAATCAATTTACCGAACATTTCGAATTCATTCTCGTTCCCGTTCTCCGAATGCTGACTCAAATCCTGCGCTGTTTCCGACTGGTCGCTACGGTCGTCGAAATTACTCTTTTTTTGTTTCGCCGGCGCGGGATAAATCGTTGCGAGTGATGTAGTTAGCGGCGTTGCTATACCGACAGGGGGATTAAGAAATGGAGCGGACGTCGAGGTCGGCAGGATCCCGAACGGGGACGAAGTTTGATTGAGCCCGAAGGGCGTACTCGGGCGAGGGGATGGCGTGTTCAAAACGTACGGTGTCGACGATCTAGTTGAACTACGACGTTTTCGAGGACATTTTTTTTCGGGTGATTTTCGTTCGCTCAGATCCTGAACTGCGTCGCTGTCGTCGCTCATCGGTATTTCAAGTAGGCTGTTGTCCACCTGAAACAAAGAAAGTTCGCTACAAAGTTAGAACGTTAGAGCGCATGTCTAAGCTACGTAAATAAAGGCACTCACTGAGCTCGGAGTGACGATCGCCCGCAGAAA
Proteins encoded in this region:
- the LOC123665450 gene encoding uncharacterized protein LOC123665450 — protein: MLRACDTPAPFCAPSSSARKHANYYRYKFNKIFTNDIDDMVAILANPKWSEDLTIQMIIEYEKREYLWNPVSENYKNKKVREQGYVEIIKTLNLVDITVKELKNKIKNIRSSYSVELKKIRAARKAGAHAYRPSVTWFEHADRFLRAIVTPSSVDNSLLEIPMSDDSDAVQDLSERKSPEKKCPRKRRSSTRSSTPYVLNTPSPRPSTPFGLNQTSSPFGILPTSTSAPFLNPPVGIATPLTTSLATIYPAPAKQKKSNFDDRSDQSETAQDLSQHSENGNENEFEMFGKLIASQLRKLPLSLALDTQLKIQTLVNAARIQAVYQQYSYAGPSQEALSVQALSNGILASMASQSPYASRVMDMRNDSPDDLNRDLKAEYSVGSELED